A genomic region of Methanobrevibacter oralis contains the following coding sequences:
- a CDS encoding methylated-DNA--[protein]-cysteine S-methyltransferase, which translates to MYKSYYDSKLGKIILLSKNNKLTGLYFENQKYLPLNLDDYIKSDDLDIFVKTKELLDSYFKGEKVDFSKLDIALEGSDFRLKVWKILLKIPYGEVTTYGEIASKISKNMSAQAVGGAVAHNPISIIVGCHRVVGSDGSLTGYAGGIERKIELLELEKM; encoded by the coding sequence AAGTAAGAATAATAAATTAACAGGCCTTTATTTTGAGAATCAAAAATATCTACCATTAAATCTGGATGATTATATAAAATCTGATGATTTAGATATATTTGTAAAAACAAAAGAATTACTTGATAGTTATTTTAAAGGTGAAAAAGTTGATTTTTCAAAATTAGATATTGCTTTAGAAGGTAGTGATTTTAGATTAAAAGTATGGAAAATACTTTTAAAAATTCCATATGGAGAAGTTACAACATATGGGGAAATTGCATCAAAAATATCTAAAAATATGTCAGCTCAAGCAGTTGGTGGAGCAGTAGCTCACAATCCAATATCCATTATAGTTGGATGCCATAGAGTTGTTGGTAGTGATGGAAGTTTAACAGGATATGCTGGTGGAATTGAAAGAAAAATTGAACTATTAGAACTAGAAAAAATGTAA
- the rbr gene encoding rubrerythrin, with amino-acid sequence MVNLKGTKTEANLQAAFAGESQAHTKYQYFASKAKKEGYVQLHDIFMETSKNEKEHAKIWYKLLHDEDIPDTIANLNEAADGENYEWTDMYKTFAEEAREEGFDVIAALFTMVGAIEKEHEERYRTLLKNVEEGTVFKKESEIEWKCSNCGHIVKGSQAPKICPVCKHPEAYFEERATNYK; translated from the coding sequence ATGGTAAATTTAAAAGGTACCAAAACAGAAGCAAACTTACAAGCAGCTTTTGCTGGTGAGTCACAAGCACATACAAAGTATCAATACTTTGCAAGTAAAGCTAAAAAAGAAGGATATGTACAACTACATGATATTTTCATGGAAACTTCTAAAAACGAAAAAGAACATGCTAAAATCTGGTATAAACTTTTACATGATGAGGACATCCCAGACACAATAGCTAATCTTAATGAAGCCGCTGATGGTGAAAATTACGAATGGACTGATATGTATAAAACCTTTGCTGAAGAAGCTAGAGAAGAAGGCTTTGATGTTATTGCAGCATTATTTACTATGGTTGGAGCAATTGAAAAAGAACATGAAGAAAGATACAGAACTCTACTTAAAAATGTTGAAGAAGGAACTGTATTTAAAAAAGAAAGCGAAATTGAATGGAAATGTAGTAACTGTGGACACATTGTAAAAGGATCACAAGCTCCTAAAATCTGTCCTGTATGTAAACATCCTGAAGCTTACTTCGAAGAAAGAGCTACTAATTACAAATAG